In Neodiprion virginianus isolate iyNeoVirg1 chromosome 6, iyNeoVirg1.1, whole genome shotgun sequence, the genomic window TCGCTGGCAGCGTGCACTTTAGGTGCTATCTGTAGTACTTTTAGTATGCGGGGAGGTGACACTGATCGGTGCATTCGTTATCTTAAAATCTTGAAGCCGTTTTACCTTCCCTGACTTTGGCCGATAAGGAAAGTATGTAGACACACCGAGGAATGTCTTGAAACGATCGCGAGAGACGAGATTTTCGAtccagaaaagaaaaaaaaaaaaaaaaaaaattaaaaaaaaaccaacattAATCACTCCTTCGGTTTTTTTTGTCTTTGCAAAATGTTGAACGAGTCTACGCCTgttgattgaagaaaaatctcCATAATTGTACGCGCCTTCGAGATACATGGCGGGGGGGACCTCTGTAAGCGGAGAAAAGTATAGGTACACAAAAAGTGAATGACATCGACGAAGCGGCGAATCACTTTAGGGGAAGTAACAAGTCATAATCAATATCTCGGACGCACCGTCTCGCAGCGGCACGGATGGTGCTACCTACAATATTCGTTTAAATTTATCGCGTCCTTTAGTCGTCAGAATGGATTCGAAACGAGTGGGTCGAGCTTCAACGGATATGAAGGAGCCGCCTGAACGCCCTCCGGTAGTCGAGATTGAATATCGTGTATATGAGGGGGTTTAGAGCGCTGTTAACGTATCCGAGCCACGTAATGAAGTAGACCATTCTCTCGGTGGGGCAGCAGCTCGAGCAGAACGGGACGATAACGTACATAAGGAAGAAGGGTAGCCAACATACGACGAAAACACCCATAATGACACCGAGTGTCCTGGCGGCGCGGCGCTCCTTCGACAGCGAGATCCTCTGACGTTCCTCGATGAACTGGTACACCGTGGTCGAGGGCGCGATCGCtgtcgtcgtcgacgtcgccCCTCCGAGGGTGACCGTCATGGTCGTCGGCCCGTCCTCGATGAGGGAGGGCTTCGCCTGGGAGCGCGGCGTCGACCTCTCGTTGTGGTTAGTCTCGGAGCTGACCGACTCCTCGGGATCGTCGTCGGTGCAGCGATGCCTCGTCGAGGCGACGGCGCCGAGCCTGCTCTGCCTCGCCCTCTCCCGGAGTCGCTTCCTCGTCGCGAGGAATATCTCGAGGTAGACGAGACTCATCAGGAGTAGAGGCAGGAAGAACGAGCCGAGGGAGGAGTAGATGACGTACCCCTGTCTGCGGGTCAGCTGACACGGAGTGCCGGGCTCGAGTTCCTCGGGCCAGTCGTTCCACCCGGCCAAGGGGGGGGAGCTTATCGCCCCCGAGAATATCCAGACGAAGGCGATCGTCGCGAGGACCCGTTTCAGGGTGCGTTTCTGGGCATAGTTTATCGGGTCCGTTATAGCCCAGTAACGATCGAGGGCGATGGCGCAGAGGTTCAGTATGCTCGCCGTGCAGCAGAGCACGTCGCAGGTCAGCCACAGCTTGCAGAGGTGGATTCCGAACACCCACTTGCCGAGGAGGAGGTAGGCGACGTTGAACGGCATGACCAGGAGGGCCACCGCCAGGTCGGCCACGGCCAGAGACACGATGAAGAAGTTTTGGACGATTCGTAGCGGCCGGTAGGTGAATACGCTCAGGATAACGAGAGCGTTACCGAGGACCGTTGCCAGGACGAGGAAGCCCAGGGTGACCGACGCCGCTGCCGCTTCCCACGGCGGTAGGGGGACGCCGGATTCCGTTTCTTCCGGGCAATTACTCTCGAAATCATCCCCCAGGGGACCCCCGGGCCCTCCGACTCCGCTCGCGTTCATCCCTTCTGTGCGTCCTCCTGCACAACACGTAGAGacatttctctttctctcttcaacaaacattatacaaatatacttCAGCTTCTAACGTTTCATTAGGGGGTCGTACTAATTAGGCGCATTTCAGGGCTGCGATACCCGATGTTGGTGTCGTAGTACATTGTGCGACGACgttgtggggggggggggggggggggggggttgcTCCGCCTAATGCACACCGCGCTTTTTTTCAAAGAGAGCACGTACAAGCCGTTTTCCGAGAATGtctaatattttgaaaaatgttgaggAAGAGTTTCGTTCACAGCATTCCTCAATTACGCGTTACAAATACATATACTAATACCGTTTTCGGTCCGACGATGTGTTATTTTCGCTTCTTTTACCCCCAGCGCAGCGCAAAAATATGATATCGCTTCATACGTATGTATGAGTACTTGTCAGAGACAAGCGCGTACATCACTCTCCTTTCAgttctctatttctctctttctctcggcCTGGGCTTACTTAATCTCTACTGTACTTTAATTATCATTAGCTTAGTTAGGCTTAAGCTTTGTTGAATcatgttaaattttttgatctcAGTTATTTATTTCGCTCTGCAAGTATCGCTGTCTAAACTGCTACGACTTTGTAATTTATTctatttgattattttctttgtaGTGCTCCTTTCATTGCAGATctttattttagttttttttccattgcGTTACGTATATCTGCTCTGATTCGACATCTGATCCAATATTGCTGtggataaaatgaaaacatctttctctctctactcTACTATCTCTAACTCTCCGAGTCTCCCTTTCGGCACCTCGGGGACGTAAATTGGCATTGAGTTAGACACGTGAACAAATATAAGATATAAAACTTTGGAGAAGTATGCTGACGAAGCTACCTTCCCGCGCGAACATTcttccaatattttttgtccACTTCAAACCCTCGAGATATTCACCTCTACATCCATAAATATTACAGTAATATGTCTTTACATATTTACCCAGCGGTAGAGGACGGTAAattgattttcgatattaaATGCCAATTCGTATTATTTCTTTAGAATTATTTGTGTTATGAAATATAAACCGTCGTATACACTTGCGTCGATACTTCACACACACCGGCAAAATTTTTGCTGTACATATCTCACCGTCAGCGTAAGAAAATTTATGCGCATTGTTATAATATGTAGATGTACGCTTATATTTATACTGTAATATTTTGGTAAGAGGGTAATATTCGACCGTATAATATGCTGAACACACTCGTGGCAAAAACGCGCGCGGCAACGCGACGGTTGGAATAATTTAAGCACAAAGTCTTTTCTTATGACGTTAAATTTTACTTTACCTCGTGCAACGTTTTCAAGAGTTTTCCAACGACCGAGATCAGGCGGATGACCCTCTTTCTTCGTCAGTTACGTGCATATCGTTAACGAAACGTTGAATTTAAATCAGCCGGGTATTCGACGCTGTTATAATTACATCAGATGGTATAATTGCGGgggataaaaagagaaaataaaagaacatAAATTAACGCGCTACAGATATAGCCGCTGCAAGCGTTGCGATCCTCCCCTTTAATATTAGTACAATAACTGATAATTATTCGAAACACAAGATTCTCCAGATTCTCCAGATTCTCCAGATTATACGACCTACTCGAGGCTTCGATTTCTCATTCACCCAACGCAACGCGGCTAGGCGTGCACGCATTATACACCTGACAATGGCATACACAACTTGTGGATTTGGTGCATGACCGATTTCCAACTATGAGATACCTACGTGGATGATTATCCGAAAGTTTCAAAAACTAATAAATCATCACACccgtatttttttgtttatccgGGTCATCGTATCTAATCCCGGTGAATTTCGAGTAAGTACGTAAAGACACGGTAATTCGCGATACGAAATGCCTGACAGGATTAAAGTTTGTTCCCACGTCGCCTAAATCACCTGTCGTTATTGGAAACCAGTCCGCCATCCGGCAAAGCCCCTGTATAAGCATAACAGCCACATTAATTGATATTTAGAACGCACTGAATGTTTCAACAGCTAGGCTCCTGAAGCCCATTACCGGATGGTTGATTTTCGATGTTTACTGGTAATGCGTGCGGTGGAGTCGAATCGCGCGATTGACTCTGTCTCTGGCTCTGGGTACAAGGTAGCGACGAAGGAAAAGCGAAGATACAGCAGTAACGTGTATGATTATTATACGTGCAAGGGTAACCCATGCGACGAACACCCCGAGTACTCGAACACCGCAGGTACCAGCGACTGGTCCAttgttgaagtaaaaaatttccacttgAACTCGGTCTTCGCGGGAGATCCGAAAATTGTGCGAAAAACACACAGTTCACCAAAATCGAAACTGGAAATCAGACAAAGCCCCCAGGGTACCAGGGGACGGGAAGGGGAGGTGGGGTGGATGCAAATCCGAGGACAAAGACGTCGAGGCTGAAGACCGAGCGCGGCCAATTAAACACTCCATGGATACGCGGTTGGGCGGTAAGTGCAATTGTGATTCGTGTCGCGAGGGTTGATTGACAGCTAGGGGGCGACTTATCGCCCCTCTCAGTTAAACAGTACCTGGTATCTTTTATGCGGTGGTACAGGGCGCGGCGACATGCTCCCGTCCCAGCGCCGTCCGACAAGCACTGAGCACCAGCGCCGGTTCTGCGCCAGCCCGGATGCGTTGACGTCGAAGAGACGCGTCGCCGAGAGTCGAGCTGCAGAGCGGAGCGGAGCGGCGCG contains:
- the LOC124306652 gene encoding putative tyramine receptor 2 codes for the protein MNASGVGGPGGPLGDDFESNCPEETESGVPLPPWEAAAASVTLGFLVLATVLGNALVILSVFTYRPLRIVQNFFIVSLAVADLAVALLVMPFNVAYLLLGKWVFGIHLCKLWLTCDVLCCTASILNLCAIALDRYWAITDPINYAQKRTLKRVLATIAFVWIFSGAISSPPLAGWNDWPEELEPGTPCQLTRRQGYVIYSSLGSFFLPLLLMSLVYLEIFLATRKRLRERARQSRLGAVASTRHRCTDDDPEESVSSETNHNERSTPRSQAKPSLIEDGPTTMTVTLGGATSTTTAIAPSTTVYQFIEERQRISLSKERRAARTLGVIMGVFVVCWLPFFLMYVIVPFCSSCCPTERMVYFITWLGYVNSALNPLIYTIFNLDYRRAFRRLLHIR